A window of Panicum virgatum strain AP13 chromosome 8K, P.virgatum_v5, whole genome shotgun sequence contains these coding sequences:
- the LOC120646199 gene encoding transcription factor ILI1-like, with protein MSSSRRSRTRRAGSSLSSSSSRSISEDQISELLSRLQALLPESQTRNGAHRGSAARVLQDTCSYIRSLHQEVDNLSETLAELLSSADFTSDQAAIIRSLLM; from the exons ATGTCGAGCAGCCGCAGGTCACGCACGCGGCGTGCGGGGAgctcgctgtcgtcgtcgtcgtcgaggtcCATCTCGGAGGACCAGATCTCGGAGCTCCTGTCCAGGCTTCAGGCGCTGCTTCCGGAGTCTCAAACTCGCAATGGCGCGCATAGG ggctcggcggcgagggtgctgCAGGATACGTGCAGCTACATCAGGAGCCTGCACCAGGAGGTGGACAACCTCAGCGAGACGCTCGCCGAGCTGCTCTCCTCCGccgacttcaccagcgaccAGGCCGCCATCATCAGGAGCCTCCTCATGTGA